Proteins co-encoded in one Pieris napi chromosome 10, ilPieNapi1.2, whole genome shotgun sequence genomic window:
- the LOC125053005 gene encoding DNA polymerase delta catalytic subunit, with protein MNKRKQFKGPPPKRIKSNDDDEDDIPASFEDQLAGMESDFDSPEIVGDGPENQNTNIKWSRPNPQDMDPGTTSLIFQQFDIDHYNGKPIPGMPGSQLAPVPIMRMYGITMEGNSVCCHVHGFTPYFYVTVPLNFDVSSCLELKTNLNKAILEDLRNNKDSIREAVLEVKIVKAKSMMYYKGDNQIMYAKVSVALPKLIAAAKRLIDRQPTSFSLSDPSFYETNIDFDIRFMVDTSVVGCSWIELPSKKWSIRSKSGKLPPESRCQIEVDVAWNSFISHQPEGEWSKVAPVRILSFDIECAGRKGVFPEPEKDPVIQIASMVIRQGETEPYLRNVFTLNTCAPIVGSQVYSFQSESELLSKWSDFFRELDPDIITGYNISNFDWPYLINRAKHLRVANFEFLGRIQNIRSVIKDSVLQSRQMGRRENKSINFEGRVPFDLLQVLIRDYKLRSYTLNSVSYHFLQEQKEDVHHSIITDLQNENEQTRRRLAMYCLKDAYLPIKLLNKLMCIINFMEMARVTGVPLLCLLTRGQQIKVVSQLLRKAKDAGYLMPAYHGQGSDDQFEGATVIEPKKGYYADPISTLDFASLYPSIMMAHNLCYTTLISPNMQKELNLDPENITITPLNNMFVKSNVRKGLLPEILESLLAARKKAKADLKKETDPFKRSVLDGRQLALKISANSVYGFTGAQVGKLPCLEISGSVTAYGRTMIEFTKTEVEKKYTKANGYKEDAVVIYGDTDSVMVKFGVKTLVESMELGKEAADFVSSKFVKPIKLEFEKVYYPYLLINKKRYAGLYFTRPDTYDKMDCKGIETVRRDNCPLVSNMMSMCLQKLLIDRDPDGAVSYAKQIISDLLCNRIDISQLVITKELAKNDYAAKQAHVELANKMKKRDAGTAPKLGDRVPYIICCAAKNTPAYMKAEDPIFVLENSVPIDFSYYLENQLSKPLLRIFEPILGEKAESLLLKGEHTRTKAMVTSKVGALAAFTRKKEKCIGCKVVISDDTKALCDHCLDKEGQLYISEMFKVRNLQEKFSRLWTECQRCQGSLHEEVLCTNRDCTIFYMRKKVGMELDTQEKRVSRFGEPLW; from the coding sequence ATGAATAAACGAAAACAATTTAAAGGTCCTCCGCCAAAAAGGATTAAATCTAACGATGACGATGAAGATGACATTCCAGCAAGTTTTGAAGACCAACTGGCAGGTATGGAAAGTGACTTTGACAGTCCTGAAATAGTTGGAGATGGGCCTGAAAATCAAAACACTAACATCAAATGGTCACGGCCTAATCCACAAGATATGGATCCAGGCACAACATCATTAATTTTTCAGCAGTTTGATATTGATCATTATAATGGAAAACCTATACCAGGTATGCCAGGCTCACAACTGGCTCCTGTACCAATAATGAGAATGTATGGTATTACAATGGAAGGAAATTCAGTATGTTGTCATGTCCATGGCTTTACTCCCTACTTTTATGTAACTGTACCTTTGAACTTTGATGTATCATCTTGTTTGGAACTTAAGACAAACCTCAATAAGGCTATTTTAGAAGACTTGCGAAATAATAAAGATAGCATAAGAGAAGCCGTTTTAGAGGTCAAAATAGTAAAAGCAAAATCTATGATGTATTATAAAGGAGATAATCAAATAATGTATGCTAAAGTGTCAGTAGCATTGCCTAAACTAATAGCAGCTGCAAAAAGACTAATTGACAGGCAACCAACATCATTTAGTTTGAGTGATCCTTCtttttatgaaacaaataTAGACTTTGATATCCGTTTCATGGTTGATACATCAGTTGTAGGTTGCAGTTGGATTGAGTTACCATCTAAAAAGTGGTCTATTAGAAGTAAATCTGGTAAATTACCACCTGAATCCCGTTGCCAAATTGAAGTTGATGTAGCATGGAATAGTTTTATTTCTCATCAACCTGAAGGAGAGTGGTCAAAAGTTGCTCCTGTAAGGATATTAAGCTTTGATATTGAATGTGCAGGGAGGAAAGGGGTTTTCCCTGAACCTGAAAAAGATCCTGTTATTCAAATTGCTTCCATGGTAATCAGACAAGGAGAAACTGAACCATACCTAAGGAatgtatttacattaaatacatgTGCCCCTATAGTTGGGTCTCAAGTTTATAGCTTCCAATCAGAATCAGAACTCTTGTCAAAATGGTCAGATTTTTTCAGAGAACTAGATCCAGATATTATAACTGGATATAACATTAGTAACTTTGATTGGCCCTACTTAATAAATCGTGCAAAACACCTTAGAGTagcaaattttgaatttttagggCGAATTCAAAACATTAGATCAGTAATAAAAGATTCTGTGCTACAATCTCGGCAAATGGGTAGAAGAGAAAATAAATCCATTAATTTTGAAGGAAGAGTTCCATTTGATTTACTTCAAGTCCTTATAAGAGATTATAAACTGAGATCTTACACATTAAATTCTGTTAGTTACCATTTTCTTCAAGAACAAAAAGAGGATGTCCACCATAGTATAATTACAGACTtacaaaatgaaaatgaacaaaCTAGAAGAAGATTAGCAATGTATTGCTTAAAGGATGCTTATTTGCCAATTAAATTGCTTAATAAATTgatgtgtataataaatttcatGGAAATGGCTAGAGTTACCGGTGTACCATTATTATGTCTTTTAACAAGAGGGCAACAAATAAAAGTTGTTAGCCAGCTCCTTCGCAAAGCTAAAGATGCTGGATATTTAATGCCAGCTTACCATGGCCAGGGTTCCGATGATCAGTTTGAAGGAGCAACTGTCATAGAACCTAAAAAAGGATATTATGCAGATCCCATATCCACTTTAGATTTTGCTTCATTGTATCCAAGTATAATGATGGcacataatttatgttatactaCCTTAATCTCTCCAAATATGCAAAAGGAATTGAATCTTGATCCagaaaatattactattacgCCTCTGAATAACATGTTTGTTAAATCTAATGTAAGAAAAGGTCTTCTACCAGAAATTTTGGAGTCACTTTTGGCTGCAAGAAAAAAAGCAAAAgcagatttaaaaaaagaaacagacCCTTTTAAAAGGTCTGTACTAGATGGGCGACAGTTGGCGCTAAAGATAAGTGCAAATTCTGTGTATGGATTTACAGGTGCACAAGTTGGGAAACTACCTTGTCTTGAAATATCAGGAAGTGTTACTGCTTATGGTCGAACTATGATAGAGTTTACTAAAACGGAAGTAGAAAAGAAATATACTAAAGCAAATGGGTACAAGGAAGATGCTGTTGTTATTTATGGTGACACAGATTCTGTAATGGTAAAGTTTGGAGTAAAAACATTGGTAGAAAGTATGGAATTGGGAAAAGAAGCAGCTGATTTTGTCAGTTCTAAATTTGTAAAGCCGATTAAGCTAGAATTCGAAAAAGTCTATTACCCTTATCtactaatcaataaaaaaaggtaTGCCGGTCTTTATTTTACTAGGCCCGATACTTACGACAAAATGGATTGTAAGGGTATAGAAACTGTACGCAGAGATAACTGCCCTCTAGTTTCAAATATGATGAGCATGTGCCTTCAAAAACTTCTTATTGATAGAGATCCTGATGGAGCTGTCTCGTATGCTAAGCAAATAATTTCTGATTTACTATGTAACCGAATTGATATATCTCAACTTGTGATCACAAAAGAACTTGCCAAAAATGACTATGCAGCAAAACAAGCTCATGTAGAGTTagcaaataaaatgaaaaaacgAGATGCAGGCACAGCACCAAAACTTGGAGACAGAGTgccttatataatatgttgtgCTGCAAAAAATACACCAGCTTACATGAAAGCAGAAGATCCCATATTTGTATTAGAAAATAGTGTGCCCATAGACTTTAGctattatttagaaaatcaGCTATCTAAGCCATtattaagaatttttgaaCCAATACTAGGGGAAAAGGCTGAATCTCTACTATTAAAAGGTGAACATACACGCACTAAAGCAATGGTGACATCTAAAGTTGGGGCATTAGCGGCTTTTAcgagaaaaaaagaaaaatgtattggatgtAAAGTAGTTATATCAGATGATACAAAAGCCTTATGTGATCATTGCTTGGATAAGGAAGGCCAGCTTTATataagtgaaatgtttaaagttaGGAATCTTCAAGAAAAGTTTTCAAGACTTTGGACTGAATGTCAAAGATGCCAAGGCAGTCTACATGAAGAGGTTTTGTGCACGAATAGAGattgtacaatattttatatgagaaAAAAAGTAGGTATGGAACTGGATACACAAGAAAAAAGAGTTTCGAGATTTGGTGAACCCCTGTGGTAA
- the LOC125053008 gene encoding pleckstrin homology domain-containing family A member 3-like isoform X2, which yields MEGILWKWTNYWNGWQTRWFVLENGILSYYKSQDEASQGCKVNNIDNTRMDLVIPGQQHMYLRAPSPQDRQKWLVALGSAKACLESIVDSKVIGFEDSLSDKKSELHLYCDLLMQQVHAVKSAASQETGPDMEKLDEASSLLKSTCDTFIRTLEDIMKYTTTATGNITPFEIPVPNICKNMKTNLNRSLSQETR from the exons ATGGAAGGTATTTTGTGGAAGTGGACAAATTACTGGAACG GCTGGCAGACGAGATGGTTCGTCTTAGAAAACGGAATATTATCTTACTATAAATCTCAAGATGAAGCTAGTCAAGGATGTAAAG ttaataatattgataacaCTAGAATGGATTTAGTAATACCTGGCCAGCAACACATGTACCTTAGAGCACCATCTCCCCAGGATCGACAAAAATGGTTGGTAGCCTTAGGTAGTGCCAAAGCATGTTTGGAGTCAATTGTTGATTCAAAAG TGATTGGATTTGAAGATTCCTTGAGTGATAAGAAATCAGAATTGCATCTTTATTGTGATTTATTAATGCAACAAGTGCATGCTGTTAAAAGTGCAGCTAGCCAGGAAACTGGTCCTGACATGGAG AAGCTTGACGAAGCATCAAGCTTATTAAAATCCACTTGTGACACATTTATTAGGACTTTAGAAGATATTATGAAATACACCACTACTGCCACCGGAAATATAACACCCTTTGAAATTCCAGTAcctaatatatgtaaaaatatgaaaacaaaCCTTAATAGATCTCTATCTCAGGAAACTAGATAA
- the LOC125053008 gene encoding pleckstrin homology domain-containing family A member 3-like isoform X1, which produces MEGILWKWTNYWNGWQTRWFVLENGILSYYKSQDEASQGCKGSVKVSVCQINVNNIDNTRMDLVIPGQQHMYLRAPSPQDRQKWLVALGSAKACLESIVDSKVIGFEDSLSDKKSELHLYCDLLMQQVHAVKSAASQETGPDMEKLDEASSLLKSTCDTFIRTLEDIMKYTTTATGNITPFEIPVPNICKNMKTNLNRSLSQETR; this is translated from the exons ATGGAAGGTATTTTGTGGAAGTGGACAAATTACTGGAACG GCTGGCAGACGAGATGGTTCGTCTTAGAAAACGGAATATTATCTTACTATAAATCTCAAGATGAAGCTAGTCAAGGATGTAAAGGTTCAGTGAAAGTTTCAGTTTGTCAAATTAatg ttaataatattgataacaCTAGAATGGATTTAGTAATACCTGGCCAGCAACACATGTACCTTAGAGCACCATCTCCCCAGGATCGACAAAAATGGTTGGTAGCCTTAGGTAGTGCCAAAGCATGTTTGGAGTCAATTGTTGATTCAAAAG TGATTGGATTTGAAGATTCCTTGAGTGATAAGAAATCAGAATTGCATCTTTATTGTGATTTATTAATGCAACAAGTGCATGCTGTTAAAAGTGCAGCTAGCCAGGAAACTGGTCCTGACATGGAG AAGCTTGACGAAGCATCAAGCTTATTAAAATCCACTTGTGACACATTTATTAGGACTTTAGAAGATATTATGAAATACACCACTACTGCCACCGGAAATATAACACCCTTTGAAATTCCAGTAcctaatatatgtaaaaatatgaaaacaaaCCTTAATAGATCTCTATCTCAGGAAACTAGATAA